In Notolabrus celidotus isolate fNotCel1 chromosome 8, fNotCel1.pri, whole genome shotgun sequence, a genomic segment contains:
- the LOC117817125 gene encoding histone H2B 1/2-like: MPETVKAPKKGSKKAVSKATKTGKKRRRTRKESYAIYVYKVLKQVHPDTGISSKAMGIMNSFVSDIFERIAGEASRLAHYNKRSTITSREIQTAVRLLLPGELAKHAVSEGTKAVTKYTSSK; this comes from the coding sequence ATGCCTGAGACAGTGAAAGCACCCAAGAAGGGCTCTAAGAAAGCCGTGTCCAAGGCCACCAAGACCggcaagaagaggaggaggaccaggAAAGAGAGCTATGCTATCTACGTGTACAAGGTCCTGAAACAGGTCCACCCCGACACCGGGATCTCCTCCAAGGCTATGGGCATCATGAACTCCTTCGTGAGTGATATCTTTGAGCGCATCGCCGGTGAGGCCTCCCGTCTGGCCCACTACAACAAGCGCTCCACCATCACCTCCAGGGAGATCCAGACCGCCGTCCGCCTGCTGCTGCCCGGTGAGCTGGCCAAGCACGCCGTGTCTGAGGGCACCAAGGCTGTGACCAAGTACACCAGCTCCAAGTAA
- the LOC117817096 gene encoding histone H1-like, translating into MAEQAPAPAAAPAKAAKKKAPKPKKAGPSVSELIVTAVAASKERSGVSAAALKKVLAAGGYDVDKNKARVKTAIKSLVAKGTLVQVKGTGASGSFKMSKKIAEKKPAKKVAPKAKKPAAAKKPKAAAAKKPVAAKKSPKKVKKPAAAKKAAKSPKKPTKSPKKATKSPKKATKSPKKVVKKAPAAKKAPAKKVAKPKVKKVAAKKK; encoded by the coding sequence ATGGCAGAACAAGCTCCAGCCCCAGCCGCCGCCCCGGCCAAGGCGGCCAAGAAGAAGGCTCCCAAGCCGAAGAAGGCCGGCCCCAGCGTCAGCGAGCTCATCGTTACAGCTGTGGCCGCGTCCAAGGAGCGGAGCGGCGTGTCCGCGGCCGCCCTCAAGAAGGTCCTGGCTGCAGGAGGATACGATGTGGACAAGAACAAGGCCCGCGTCAAGACTGCTATTAAGAGTCTGGTGGCAAAGGGCACTCTGGTCCAGGTCAAGGGAACCGGGGCCTCCGGATCCTTCAAGATGAGCAAGAAGATCGCAGAGAAGAAGCCGGCTAAGAAAGTCGCTCCTAAAGCCAAGAAACCTGCAGCGGCCAAGAAGCCCAAGGCAGCGGCAGCTAAGAAGCCAGTAGCAGCTAAGAAGTCCCCGAAGAAGGTCAAGAAACCCGCGGCGGCCAAGAAAGCAGCCAAGAGCCCTAAGAAGCCCACAAAGAGCCCTAAGAAGGCTACAAAGAGCCCCAAGAAGGCCACCAAGAGTCCCAAGAAGGTGGTCAAGAAGGCTCCTGCAGCCAAGAAAGCCCCCGCAAAGAAGGTTGCCAAGCCCAAAGTCAAGAAGGTAGCAGCAAAGAAGAAGTGA